Genomic DNA from Paracoccus sp. MBLB3053:
GAGTTGTCGTGCAAGAGCCGCCTTTCTCGTGCGATTCCGGTTGAAAATGCGGGTTCACGCGACTATCTAACCGCGCAAACAATTTGGCCATACAAGGAAGACAGCCATAGCCCGCAGACCGCATAACGCTCCGCCCACCCGTGACACCGGCCCCCGCGTCAATGAGCGCATCCGCGTCGCCGAGATCCGACTGATCGGACCCGAAGGCGAAAATATCGGTGTCGTGCCGCCCGCCCGCGGTCTGGAGCTTGCACAGGAAGCCGGGCTGGATCTTGTCGAGATTTCGCCGAATGCCACGCCGCCGGTCTGCAAGATCATGGACCTTGGCAAGTTCAAGTACGAACAGCAGAAGCGCGAAGCCGAGGCCCGCAAGAAGCAGAAGATCATCGAGATCAAGGAAATCAAGTTCCGCCCCGGTACTGATACCCATGACTACGACGTGAAGATGCGCTCGGTCCTGAAGTTCCTGGAAGGCGGCGACAAGGTGAAGATCACCCTGCGTTTCCGTGGCCGTGAAATGGCTCACCAGCAGCTTGGACTTGAGCTTCTGCACCGTGTCGCCGCCGATGTCGGCGAAGCCGGCAAGGTGGAATCGATGCCCAAGCTTGAAGGGCGTCAGATGGTCATGATGATCGCGCCGCGCTAGGCGCGACGGAACTCTACGGGACAGCGCATGTCGTCTGAAGTCACCATTCTGGTTCTTCGCGAACCGGGCGCCGATACGGCGCTGCCCCTTCCTGAATACCAGACCTCCGGTTCCGCGGGTGCAGACCTGCGGGCCGATCTTGGCGGGAACGAGCTTGTGCTCGAGCCCGGCCAGATCAGTCTTGTTCCCACCGGGCTGCGGGTGCAGATCCCGGAAGGCTACGAGATGCAGATCCGTCCCCGCTCGAGCCTGGCGCTGAAGCATGGCGTGACCCTGCCCAACACGCCCGGCACTATCGACAGCGACTATCGGGGTCCGCTTGGCGTGATCATGATCAATCTGGGTCGGCAGCCCTATGCGATCCAGCATGGCGAGCGCATTGCCCAGGCGGTGATCGCACCGGTCACCCGAGCCCGATATGTCATGGCCGAGGTGCTGGGCGAAACCGCACGCGGGGTCGGCGGTTTCGGCTCGACCGGCCGGGCCTGACTTCGATGATCGTTCTGCTGCTGATGGCTGCCGTGCTTGTCGCGGGGGCGGTATTCGGCATGCCAAGACATCGCATATGGGCGGCGATCGGGGGGCTGTGGCTTGCGGCGCTGGCAGTGCTTTTCATTTCACCCGGATCTTGGGCAGCGAGGCTTGCAGGCGACGATCTGCGCTACTGGCTGATCGGCGGAGCTTTCGCGGCGCTGGTGATCGGCTATCGTGCCATCTTGCGTCAGTTGCACAGGAAGGCGATCCCCTTGCCGGAAGTCAGCCAGGACAGCACCGCGCGATCAGGTCCGCTGAGCGATGCCGAACTTGACCGCTATGCCCGCCATATCGTCCTGCGGGAACTTGGCGGGCCCGGGCAGGCCGCGCTGCGTCGGGCGCGTGTTCTCATCGTGGGTGCGGGCGGTCTTGGGGCGCCGACCTGCCTTTATCTCGCAGCTGCGGGTATCGGACGGATTACCCTTGCCGACGACGATCATGTCAGCCTGTCCAACCTTCAGCGTCAGGTCATCTTTCGGGCCTCGGATGCCGACCGCCCCAAGGCCGAAGCCGCGGCTGAAGCGATGCGCGCGCTCAATCCTCATGTCTCTGTCACTCCGCTGAACCGGCGCATCAGCGAAGGCGACGCGGCCCTGATCGCCGAACATGATCTGGTGATCGACGGAACGGATACGTTTGCGGCCCGACAGGCTGTCAATTCCGCCTGCGCTGCGGCCGGCGTGCCGCTGGTAGCCGGCGCCATTGCGCAATGGGAAGGGCAGGTGACCGTCTGGGACCCCAAGCGTGGCGCACCCTGCATGGCCTGCATCTTTCCCGAGGCACCGGCGGCGGGACTTGCCCCGGCCTGCGCCGAGGCCGGCGTCGTCGGTCCGCTGCCGGGCATCATCGGCAGCATGATGGCGCTTGAAGCGATCAAGATCCTTGCATCAGCCGGTGAGCCCTTGCGTAGCCGGATGATGATCTTCGACGGGCTTTGGGGCGAGAACCGCGTCATGAAACTCGCCCGGCGAAGCGATTGCCCAATCTGCGGCTCTGGACATTTCCCACAAGGGTGAAACACTCGCGGGCAACTGAACAGGAGGCCCGCATGAACCCCGAACTGACCAATTGGACCGGCCCATTGGGGCTTCCACGCTTTGACCTGATCCGGGACGAGGAATTTGCCCCTGCTTTCGAGGAATGCCTCAAGCTGGCGGGCGATGCGGTCGAAGCGATTGCTGCAAATCCCGAACCTCCCAGTTTCTCCAACACAGTCGCCGCACTCGAGACAGCAGAAGAGCCTTTGAACAGGCTTTGCGCGGTTTTCTACAATCTGGCCGGCACGGATTCGAACCCCGCGCGCGAAGAACTGCAGCGGCAATTCGCCCCCCGGCTTGCCGCCCATGGCAGCAAGGTCAGCATGGACCCGCGGCTGTTCGACCGGGTCGAGGCGGTCATGCAGGACAAGGATGCCTTGTCGCCCGAAGACCGCCGCCTGACGGAACTGACGCTGCGGGGCTTGCGCCGTTCGGGCGCTGGCCTGACCGGGGATGCGCGCGAACGCATGGCTGCGATCCGCGAACGGCTGGCGGTTCTTTCGACGGATTTTTCGCAGAACGTGCTGACGGACGAACGCGACTTCACCATGGCGGTGGCCGATGCTGAGCTTGGGGGCCTGCCCGATTGGCTGCTTCGCGCGATGCGGGCGGCGGCGCGCGAACGTGGCCTGCCGGGACAGGTTGTGACGTTGAACCGCTCGTTGATCGTGCCTTTCCTTGAACATGCCCAAAGCCGCGCCCTGCGCGAGCTGGCGTGGCGGGCCTGGACGGCGCGCGGCAATGGCTCTGGGGCAGGGGGTGAGGCGACAGACAATCGCCCGATCGCGGCCGAAATCCTGAAGCTGCGGCATGAGCGGGCCCAGCTCCTGGGTTATCCGGATTTCGCGAGCTACAAGCTTGAGCCCGAGATGGCGGCGCGTGCCGAGAATGTCGAGGCCCTGCTGACCGAGGTCTGGCAGGCGGCGCGCGGCCGCGTCGAATCCGATGGCCGCAAGCTGACCGAAATGCTGAATGCCGATGGCATAAACGGGGCGCTCGAACCCTGGGACTGGCGTTACTATGCCGAGCGCCGGCGTCAGGCCGAACACGACCTGGATGAGGCCGAGATCAAGCCTTACCTCACGCTCGATGCGATGATCGGGGCGGTGTTCGACACGGCGCAGCGGCTTTTCGGGCTGGAGATGCGCGAGTTCAGCGCCCCGCTCTGGTCGCCGGATGTCCGCGCCTGGGAAATCACGCGTAATGGTCAGCAGATGGCCGTGTTCCTCGGGGATTTCTTTGCACGGCCCAGCAAGCGGTCGGGTGCCTGGTGTTCGTCGCTTCGCCAGCAGCACAAGATCGGCAGCGGGCAGCGTGCCATCGTGGTGAATGTCTGCAACTTCACGCCTCCGGAAGAAACCGGCGCACCGGCCTATCTGAGCTGGGACGATGCCCATACGCTGTTCCATGAATTCGGCCACGCCCTGCATCACATCCTGTCGGATGTTGGGTGGCCGTCGATATCGGGTACTTCGGTCGCGCGGGATTTCGTCGAACTGCCAAGCCAGCTTTTCGAGCACTGGCTGGAACAGCCCGAGGTGCTGGACCGTCATGCGCGACACGCCGTGACCGGCGAGCCAATGCCGGCCGCCCTGCGTGATCGGATTCTGGCTGCGCGCAATGCCGATCAGGGTTTCGCCACGACCGAGTATCTGGAAAGCGCCCTTGTCGATCTGGCCTTCCACCGGGGTGAGCCGCCCGCCGATCCGATGGCGAGGCAGGCCGAGGTCCTTGCCGACCTGGGTGCGCCGAAGGCGATTCCGATGCGTCATGCCACGCCGCATTTCGCGCATGTCTTCTCGGGCGACGGCTACTCGGCGGGCTATTACAGCTACATGTGGTCCGAGGTCATGGACGCGGATGCGTTCGAGGCGTTCATGGAAAAAGGCGACGCTTTTGACCCTGAAACGGCGCGTCGGCTCGAGCAATGGATCCTCTCAAAGGGGGATTCTTTACCCGCAGATGAACTTTGGTTGAAATTCAGGGAACGAAAACCGGGGGTTCACGCTTTGTTGAAAGGACGCGACCTTCTGGATGTTGCTTCCTGACTCAACGGGAGAAACGAGATGAAAAAGACCCAAGTTCTTCTTGCCGTGGCCGCGGTTGCTGCTCTGGGCGGTCTGGCCGCCTGCGATCAGATCGCGCCTGCGAAGCCCGGCCCGACTCCGGGCCCGGTCGCACAGTCGAGCGCCTTGAACGGCACCTATAACCTGCTTCAGTCGCATTGCGGCGATACGACCAGCGACAAGAGCCTTGTGATTGACGGCAACAAGTTCATCTTCCCAGGTGCCACCTGCACGGTCGCGGGCTCGGACAAGCAGGTCGATCGGACCCGCGTCACGCTTGCATGCGAGGGTTCGCCGGCTGCCGGCAACCGCGTCGTAGACCTGCAGACCCGGCCCGATGGCACGCTTCGCCTGACCGAGGATTCGATCACGCTGACCTATTTCCAGTGCATGAAGGCGACGGCAAGTTCCAGCGCGCTGGCCGGCCAGTCGATGTGAATGCCGTCGCGCATGGCAAAAAGAGGGTCGCCTGAAGGCGGCCCGAAACTTTCCAAGAACGGTTAGTCCCTGATCTCGTCGGGATCGACCCCCCAGATTGTCGTCTTCAGGACCCAGCCCTTTTCCCCGCCCCCAGAGACGCGGCACCAATCGACGGTGCATTCATGCAGGCGGACGATGGCGCCTGCCTCGGCGCGGGCGACGACATTCGAACGTTCGTCGGGCTTTGCCAACAGCTCGAGCATATCCTTTTGCACGATCGCGGTTCGGACACCCGACAGCAGGGAATAGTGCACCCACCCGCCTGCGCCGTCCTGATCCACCACCCGACGCCAGTGACCGAATTCGGCAACGACACGCAAGGGCATGCCCGCATGGCGGAACACCCAGTCGATCCGGTGTGACAGGCTCGGGCCACGCCGGGCA
This window encodes:
- the infC gene encoding translation initiation factor IF-3 yields the protein MARRPHNAPPTRDTGPRVNERIRVAEIRLIGPEGENIGVVPPARGLELAQEAGLDLVEISPNATPPVCKIMDLGKFKYEQQKREAEARKKQKIIEIKEIKFRPGTDTHDYDVKMRSVLKFLEGGDKVKITLRFRGREMAHQQLGLELLHRVAADVGEAGKVESMPKLEGRQMVMMIAPR
- a CDS encoding HesA/MoeB/ThiF family protein, whose translation is MIVLLLMAAVLVAGAVFGMPRHRIWAAIGGLWLAALAVLFISPGSWAARLAGDDLRYWLIGGAFAALVIGYRAILRQLHRKAIPLPEVSQDSTARSGPLSDAELDRYARHIVLRELGGPGQAALRRARVLIVGAGGLGAPTCLYLAAAGIGRITLADDDHVSLSNLQRQVIFRASDADRPKAEAAAEAMRALNPHVSVTPLNRRISEGDAALIAEHDLVIDGTDTFAARQAVNSACAAAGVPLVAGAIAQWEGQVTVWDPKRGAPCMACIFPEAPAAGLAPACAEAGVVGPLPGIIGSMMALEAIKILASAGEPLRSRMMIFDGLWGENRVMKLARRSDCPICGSGHFPQG
- the dut gene encoding dUTP diphosphatase, encoding MSSEVTILVLREPGADTALPLPEYQTSGSAGADLRADLGGNELVLEPGQISLVPTGLRVQIPEGYEMQIRPRSSLALKHGVTLPNTPGTIDSDYRGPLGVIMINLGRQPYAIQHGERIAQAVIAPVTRARYVMAEVLGETARGVGGFGSTGRA
- a CDS encoding SH3 domain-containing protein, which codes for MFHRHVWPGTTALALWTCIAGAALAQATDPGEALAAKEIPGVSADAEISRHRDGERDPTRGAVTNLPIPRYVSLKGGEGNARRGPSLSHRIDWVFRHAGMPLRVVAEFGHWRRVVDQDGAGGWVHYSLLSGVRTAIVQKDMLELLAKPDERSNVVARAEAGAIVRLHECTVDWCRVSGGGEKGWVLKTTIWGVDPDEIRD
- a CDS encoding M3 family metallopeptidase gives rise to the protein MNPELTNWTGPLGLPRFDLIRDEEFAPAFEECLKLAGDAVEAIAANPEPPSFSNTVAALETAEEPLNRLCAVFYNLAGTDSNPAREELQRQFAPRLAAHGSKVSMDPRLFDRVEAVMQDKDALSPEDRRLTELTLRGLRRSGAGLTGDARERMAAIRERLAVLSTDFSQNVLTDERDFTMAVADAELGGLPDWLLRAMRAAARERGLPGQVVTLNRSLIVPFLEHAQSRALRELAWRAWTARGNGSGAGGEATDNRPIAAEILKLRHERAQLLGYPDFASYKLEPEMAARAENVEALLTEVWQAARGRVESDGRKLTEMLNADGINGALEPWDWRYYAERRRQAEHDLDEAEIKPYLTLDAMIGAVFDTAQRLFGLEMREFSAPLWSPDVRAWEITRNGQQMAVFLGDFFARPSKRSGAWCSSLRQQHKIGSGQRAIVVNVCNFTPPEETGAPAYLSWDDAHTLFHEFGHALHHILSDVGWPSISGTSVARDFVELPSQLFEHWLEQPEVLDRHARHAVTGEPMPAALRDRILAARNADQGFATTEYLESALVDLAFHRGEPPADPMARQAEVLADLGAPKAIPMRHATPHFAHVFSGDGYSAGYYSYMWSEVMDADAFEAFMEKGDAFDPETARRLEQWILSKGDSLPADELWLKFRERKPGVHALLKGRDLLDVAS